The following nucleotide sequence is from Nitrospira sp..
ACCCGACGACATCATCGTCGTCGTCCAACGCTTCTTCTGAGCGAATCCTCGTAGTCTTGTTTTCAACCTTCCTTGTTCAGGCAATCGCCTCAGCCAGGTGCTTGCTCCAGTCAGGTTCCTTTCACTCACGATTCCCGCCGCACAGGTATTATTTTAGTGTCTGATCTTCCGGAATGCATTCCGTCGGCATCAGCTCGCCGCCATGGAAGTGCGAGAGCTGTCGCCAGCGGCGAAACAGGCCTGTGGCGTCAAAGATCAGTCGATATTCTTCGCACCACATTCCGGGAGCCGTCAGGCGGTTGCCGGATTGTTGCTCCCACAACTCGTACACCCAGATCGTTTCTCCCGCTTCCCCCTGCCGTACTGATTTCGGCGACCCCAGCTCCTGTTTGATCTCCGCCTGGGTCGCCCGTCCCTTGACCTCATCCAAGTAGGCGGCCTCTCGTCCCTGTAGATGACTGCAGGCTGCGAGGAACAGGGCGGCCGCCACGATCCCATACACTGTTCCGCCATTCATGGGTATCCTCCAGATTCCGGCGTGAGTGTCGATCTTCCAGCTGTTTGTCCGGGGATTGTACACCGATCGCTGCGATCCGTCTTCTGTTGAGCAACATTGTGGGCGGTGAGGCGGTTGACAGAGTGAGACGGCGTGAGAGGGCAGCCGTTACAGAACGGATGCGGCCGGCACCCTTGTGCCTGGAAGAATCGGCGTAGATGGGAAAGGGAGAGTGATCAGACGGCTTTTTTGACCAGTCCGGACCGCAGGCAACGGGTGCAGACGCGAATGCGCAAGGTGGAGCCGTTGACCAAGGCCCTCACACGCTGCAAATTCGGATTGAACACGCGCTTCGTCTTGTTGTTCGCGTGGCTGACGTTGTTTCCGGTTTGATGCTTCTTTCCACAGAGATCACAGGCAAATGCCACGGCCCTACTCCTTTGTTTCGGCGTCGCAATACGACTGGCCCTCGACCGGGGGGGATGCTACCATAGCGCCGCAGCTCAACACAAGCCGTTGCCGTGAATTCTCCCATCGAGATGGGCAGGCGACGGAGGCATTTCATTCGGGACGCGTTATGGACCATGTCACACTCATCGGACTGCTGGCAGGTGCCCTCACCACCATCGCCTTTATTCCTCAGCTCCAACAAACCTGGCAGACCAGATCCGCCAAGGACGTCTCGCTGGGGATGTTGCTCACGTTTACGACCGGCGTGGCCCTCTGGTTGCTGTATGGTCTGTTGCTCGGCGCCCTGCCGATCATTCTGGCCAACCTGGTGACCCTCGTCTTGACGCTGGCCATCCTCATCCTGAAGTTGCGTTTTCGCCGTCGTCAAGATTCAGCTTGACAAGATCCTGCGGCCTCTCCTACAGTCTGCTCCGTTCATAGACACCTTGGGCCAAGGGAAGAGGGTGCGAAGCCCTCGCGGTCCCGCCGCTGTAAACGGGGACGAAACCCGCAGGCGCCACTGTTCACCGGTCGGTGAACGGGAAGGCGCGGGGAGTAGGACGAACCATGAGCCAGAAGACCTGCCCGAGGGGAGACCCTTTATTCCCTCGTGGGCTGGGGAATAGGCGAGGATGAGGTGCGGGTGTAATCCTCAGGGTACCGTGGAGGCCCTGGGGATTTTTTATTTGCGCAAAGTTCATCCGTTCCACCTGCAGCGACTGTCTGCCGTCTGCCTGGGAGTCTGGTGCTGTGTCGTTCTGGCTTGGTGCTCCATCGCATTCGGCGAAGGCTCTGGTGACCCCACCGTGATGAAACGACGACAACAGGGCATCCTCACGGGGATGCCGTTTATGGCGAACATCACGCCGCGCACCTTCATCGACGATGCGGGGCGGAAACTGTATATCGCCAAGGCGCCCATGCGTGTCGTTTCGCTGGCGCCGAGTATTACGGAAATGTTGTTCGCCTTAGGGCTGGACGAGCAGATCGTCGGCGTGACGGACTTTTGTAACTTTCCCCCGGCT
It contains:
- a CDS encoding SemiSWEET transporter → MDHVTLIGLLAGALTTIAFIPQLQQTWQTRSAKDVSLGMLLTFTTGVALWLLYGLLLGALPIILANLVTLVLTLAILILKLRFRRRQDSA
- a CDS encoding 50S ribosomal protein L28 — encoded protein: MAFACDLCGKKHQTGNNVSHANNKTKRVFNPNLQRVRALVNGSTLRIRVCTRCLRSGLVKKAV